From one Candidatus Aegiribacteria sp. genomic stretch:
- the gyrB gene encoding DNA topoisomerase (ATP-hydrolyzing) subunit B: MTENDKKNRDYDADSIKVLKGLEHVRKRPSMYIGSTSQTGLHHMVWEVVDNSIDEAQSGFCTRIDVTLHADGTVSVDDDGRGIPVGMHETGKPALEVVMTTLHAGGKFDNSAYKTSGGLHGVGVSVVNALSEWLKVEVHKDGYIYFQEYRRGKTQAEQEKQGKTNLTGTKIRFKPDYKEIFETSEFKYETLSGRLRELAYLNNGLEIFLNDERTAKDTKKDEFCFEGGLSSFVSYINEANHTLHDPVRIAGEIELGDEGILLIDVALQYNKAFKEDIFSFVNNINTIDGGTHLSGLKSALTRTLNDYASTNKMFTNKDDTFSGSDVREGLVVVISVKIPDPQFEGQTKTRLGNRNVQGAVLSLVNRGLAEYFEENPSIARKVVQKCLLNNRSRQAAKKARELTRRKSALETAALPGKLADCTVNEPEEAELFIVEGNSAGGSAKQGRNRHFQAILPLRGKIINVEKAQLGKVLNNNEIRTIITAAGTGIEEDFDISSVRYHKIIIMTDADVDGSHIRTLLLTFFYRHMIELIEKGYIYVAQPPLYLIRKGKTKRYAYNEKERKEITKEFGDQGLVIQRYKGLGEMNPDQLWATTMDPETRLLLKIRLENTMEASHIFSVLMGDDVGPRREFIQLHAAEVRNLDV, encoded by the coding sequence TTGACCGAAAACGACAAAAAGAACAGAGATTACGACGCTGATTCTATTAAGGTTCTAAAAGGTCTTGAGCATGTAAGAAAAAGACCTAGCATGTACATCGGCTCAACATCCCAGACAGGCCTTCATCACATGGTTTGGGAAGTTGTTGACAACAGTATTGATGAAGCGCAATCAGGGTTTTGCACAAGAATTGATGTTACACTGCATGCAGATGGAACTGTTTCTGTTGACGATGACGGAAGAGGAATACCGGTCGGTATGCACGAAACAGGAAAACCTGCGCTTGAAGTAGTAATGACTACTCTCCATGCTGGAGGAAAGTTCGATAATTCAGCGTACAAAACCTCAGGAGGCCTGCATGGTGTCGGTGTAAGTGTTGTGAATGCTCTGTCGGAATGGCTGAAAGTAGAGGTTCATAAAGATGGTTATATCTATTTTCAGGAATACAGAAGAGGTAAAACACAGGCAGAACAGGAAAAGCAGGGGAAAACAAATCTTACTGGAACAAAAATAAGATTCAAGCCTGATTATAAGGAAATATTTGAAACTTCTGAATTTAAGTATGAAACTTTGTCCGGGAGATTAAGAGAACTTGCATATCTTAACAACGGATTAGAAATATTTCTGAATGATGAACGTACTGCGAAAGATACAAAAAAGGATGAATTCTGTTTTGAGGGCGGATTAAGCTCTTTTGTTTCTTATATTAACGAGGCAAATCATACACTGCATGATCCTGTAAGAATTGCAGGAGAAATTGAACTGGGTGATGAAGGAATTCTCCTGATCGATGTAGCGTTACAGTACAACAAGGCATTTAAAGAAGACATTTTCAGCTTTGTGAACAATATCAACACGATTGATGGAGGAACTCACCTCTCAGGTCTCAAGTCAGCGCTTACAAGAACTCTGAACGATTACGCATCCACGAATAAGATGTTTACCAACAAGGATGATACATTCTCAGGCAGTGACGTAAGAGAAGGGCTTGTAGTTGTAATCAGTGTTAAGATCCCTGACCCTCAGTTTGAAGGTCAAACTAAAACAAGGCTGGGTAACAGGAACGTACAGGGAGCTGTGTTATCCCTTGTGAACAGAGGTCTTGCCGAATACTTTGAGGAAAATCCTTCTATAGCACGAAAAGTGGTGCAGAAGTGCTTGCTCAATAACAGATCAAGACAGGCCGCGAAGAAAGCGAGAGAGCTTACAAGAAGAAAATCAGCTCTTGAAACAGCTGCACTGCCGGGTAAACTGGCGGATTGTACCGTAAATGAACCTGAAGAGGCAGAGCTGTTTATTGTAGAGGGAAATTCAGCTGGAGGCTCAGCAAAACAGGGAAGAAACAGGCATTTTCAGGCAATTCTTCCACTGAGAGGCAAGATAATCAATGTTGAAAAGGCACAGCTTGGAAAAGTGCTGAACAACAATGAGATAAGAACTATAATCACTGCCGCTGGAACAGGAATCGAAGAAGATTTCGATATAAGCAGTGTTCGATATCATAAGATCATAATAATGACCGATGCAGATGTAGACGGCTCGCATATCCGCACTCTTCTGTTGACTTTCTTTTACAGACATATGATAGAGCTGATTGAAAAAGGTTACATCTATGTTGCTCAACCACCTCTATATCTGATTAGGAAAGGTAAAACTAAGCGTTACGCGTATAACGAGAAAGAAAGAAAAGAAATTACAAAGGAATTCGGAGATCAGGGTTTAGTAATACAGCGGTATAAGGGTCTTGGAGAAATGAATCCGGATCAGTTATGGGCAACGACTATGGATCCCGAAACAAGATTACTTCTAAAAATTCGGCTTGAGAACACTATGGAGGCCAGTCACATATTTTCAGTTCTTATGGGTGATGATGTAGGACCAAGACGAGAATTTATACAGCTTCATGCGGCAGAAGTGAGAAACCTGGATGTTTAG
- a CDS encoding DUF721 domain-containing protein — translation MKKIETLITDVFKRLELGKYQKRRNILDCWSDIVGAELAELSIPAGCDRSVILVRILHPAAGMEIRLRKEEILSNLNRISGEELFTDIKAIMPGKSGRQRSIDRKRQKEQRLRR, via the coding sequence ATGAAGAAGATCGAAACTCTTATAACTGATGTCTTCAAAAGATTAGAACTTGGTAAATACCAGAAAAGAAGAAATATCCTTGATTGCTGGAGTGATATTGTGGGAGCAGAGCTTGCAGAATTATCCATTCCTGCGGGCTGTGACAGATCGGTAATTCTTGTTAGGATTCTTCATCCGGCTGCCGGAATGGAAATAAGGTTAAGAAAAGAAGAGATACTCTCGAATTTAAACAGGATTTCAGGCGAGGAGCTTTTTACTGATATAAAAGCGATTATGCCTGGAAAAAGTGGAAGGCAGAGAAGTATTGACCGAAAACGACAAAAAGAACAGAGATTACGACGCTGA
- the dnaN gene encoding DNA polymerase III subunit beta: MIKLLVNHSDLLKGLNSVATALPARSSLPYLTNVLLETEGDRLKLSATDLDTTVITIIPASITTAGSITLPGKKLHEIVRELPEEEVRMSATGNRITINCGQGSFSLSGNSSEQFPSLPSKSSTEPCVVPVDVFSEAIKKTSYAVAKDDYRATLNGALLDIGKNGFEMVATDGHRLSCISLGSIKSDNDIKALITQKALNLFAKLSTDGDVKIRFKGSQISFEFDDTMIFSRTIDGEYPPYRKVIPIDNDCILHTEREHLISVLRRVKTMANPSTHQVKFSLEKDKIIIQAESADAGEAKETLISEYDGIPFQIGFNGNFLMEILRNMSCDRIVMRMKNSNTAVLLNDEEETEGDDSYLALIMPVKLSKTLESQTE, from the coding sequence CTACTGCGCTTCCCGCAAGAAGCAGTCTTCCATATTTAACAAATGTCCTTCTTGAAACAGAAGGAGACAGGCTGAAATTATCTGCGACAGATCTTGATACAACAGTGATAACCATCATCCCTGCTTCTATAACAACTGCAGGTTCAATAACACTTCCAGGAAAAAAACTGCATGAAATTGTACGTGAATTACCTGAAGAAGAGGTAAGAATGAGTGCTACAGGTAACAGAATAACAATAAACTGTGGTCAGGGATCATTTTCTTTAAGCGGCAATTCAAGTGAGCAGTTTCCTTCACTTCCATCGAAAAGCAGTACGGAACCGTGTGTAGTCCCTGTAGATGTTTTTTCTGAAGCTATAAAGAAAACATCATACGCAGTTGCCAAGGATGATTACAGAGCAACGCTCAACGGTGCATTGCTTGACATAGGAAAAAACGGTTTTGAAATGGTTGCTACAGACGGACATAGATTAAGTTGTATAAGCCTTGGAAGTATTAAATCTGATAATGATATTAAAGCACTTATTACACAGAAAGCACTTAATCTTTTTGCAAAACTATCAACTGATGGTGATGTAAAAATTCGTTTCAAGGGTTCTCAGATATCTTTTGAATTTGATGATACAATGATATTCAGCCGCACTATAGATGGTGAATATCCACCTTACAGGAAAGTGATTCCCATAGATAATGACTGTATTCTTCATACAGAAAGAGAACATCTTATATCTGTATTGAGACGTGTCAAAACCATGGCCAATCCATCAACACATCAGGTAAAGTTCTCTCTTGAAAAAGATAAAATAATTATTCAGGCGGAAAGTGCTGATGCGGGTGAGGCAAAAGAAACACTTATTTCTGAATATGACGGAATTCCATTCCAGATTGGTTTTAATGGTAATTTCCTTATGGAGATTCTTCGTAATATGAGTTGTGATAGAATTGTAATGAGGATGAAGAACAGCAATACGGCTGTTCTATTAAACGATGAAGAAGAAACTGAAGGTGATGACTCATACCTGGCTCTGATAATGCCGGTTAAACTCTCAAAGACGTTGGAGAGCCAGACTGAATGA